From Arcobacter lacus, one genomic window encodes:
- a CDS encoding ribonuclease H family protein, with product MKIDNNFLDLITYNNSLNEEQFKIFKINSDEKDWKKIALEQDISKNDINLLMLLRGNFSTSIQEQIIKNYHTVLEHNNIKAKVYTPKIEEKTENIDEQEEHIKIYCDGACSGNPGNAGSGLAVYSNKKNPVLLYGAYVENGTNNIAELNALFQALTIASQTTSENIISIFTDSKYAIDCITTWAYSWKKNGWSKKGGEIKNLELIQEAHYLYEKIKNKIEIIHVKGHSGIEGNELADRMAVNAIKEKNEDFAFYSYNKIEEVLSLKSY from the coding sequence ATGAAAATAGATAATAACTTTTTGGATTTAATTACATATAACAACTCTTTAAATGAAGAACAATTTAAAATATTTAAAATCAATTCAGATGAAAAAGATTGGAAAAAAATCGCTTTAGAACAAGATATATCAAAAAATGATATAAATTTGCTTATGCTTTTAAGAGGTAATTTTTCTACTAGTATTCAAGAACAAATCATAAAAAACTATCATACTGTTTTAGAACACAACAACATAAAAGCCAAAGTTTATACTCCAAAAATTGAAGAAAAAACTGAAAATATAGATGAACAAGAAGAACATATAAAAATATATTGCGATGGAGCTTGTAGTGGAAATCCTGGAAATGCTGGAAGTGGACTTGCTGTTTATTCAAATAAAAAAAATCCTGTTTTACTTTATGGTGCTTATGTTGAAAATGGAACAAACAATATAGCTGAATTAAATGCTTTATTTCAGGCTTTAACTATTGCTTCTCAAACAACAAGTGAAAATATAATCTCTATTTTTACAGATTCAAAATATGCAATAGATTGTATTACAACTTGGGCATACTCTTGGAAAAAAAATGGATGGAGTAAAAAAGGTGGTGAAATAAAAAACCTTGAACTTATCCAAGAAGCACACTATTTATATGAGAAAATAAAAAATAAAATAGAGATAATCCATGTAAAAGGTCATAGTGGAATAGAAGGAAATGAACTAGCAGATAGAATGGCTGTAAATGCTATAAAAGAGAAAAATGAAGATTTTGCTTTTTACTCTTACAATAAAATAGAAGAAGTTCTATCACTTAAATCTTATTAA
- a CDS encoding aldolase catalytic domain-containing protein: MIEKKGSILSVREDIKVFDCTIRDGGLVNNYHFSDEFVKAHYETCLAAGVDYMEIGKNVSPTIMSEAEYGPWNFCKEEDIRRIVGENKTNMKIAVMSDIGRSLKEELRPKSESVVDMIRIATYIHQIPAAIELIEDAHAKGYETTVNIMAISKSFDDELDEVLEQLSKTNVDVIYIADSFGSFYPEQIKKLTEKYLSFAQKSGKKVGIHAHNNLQLAYANTLESMIYGTSFLDVTISGLGRGAGNCPLELLIGFLKNPKYKLMPVLKFIEEYIVPLEKELDWGYSIPYMITGQLNEHPRAAMKARDEKDTKYREFYKSLTIE, from the coding sequence ATGATTGAAAAAAAAGGTTCAATACTATCGGTTAGAGAAGATATAAAAGTTTTTGATTGTACTATTAGAGATGGTGGATTAGTAAATAACTACCATTTTAGCGATGAATTTGTAAAAGCACATTATGAAACTTGTCTTGCAGCTGGTGTTGATTATATGGAAATTGGGAAAAATGTATCTCCAACTATTATGAGTGAAGCTGAATATGGTCCTTGGAATTTCTGTAAAGAAGAAGATATAAGAAGAATTGTTGGTGAAAATAAAACAAATATGAAAATCGCTGTTATGAGTGATATTGGAAGAAGTTTAAAAGAAGAACTTAGACCAAAAAGTGAAAGTGTAGTTGATATGATAAGAATAGCAACTTATATTCACCAAATCCCTGCAGCTATTGAACTAATAGAAGATGCTCATGCAAAAGGTTATGAAACAACAGTAAATATCATGGCTATTTCAAAATCTTTTGATGATGAACTTGATGAAGTTTTAGAACAACTATCTAAAACAAATGTTGATGTTATTTATATAGCTGATAGTTTTGGTTCTTTTTATCCTGAACAAATCAAAAAATTAACTGAAAAATATCTAAGTTTTGCACAAAAATCTGGTAAAAAAGTAGGTATTCATGCACATAACAATCTTCAATTAGCTTATGCAAATACTTTAGAATCTATGATTTATGGTACAAGTTTCCTTGATGTTACAATTTCAGGATTAGGAAGAGGTGCAGGAAACTGTCCACTTGAACTTTTAATTGGCTTTTTGAAAAATCCAAAATATAAACTAATGCCTGTTTTAAAATTTATTGAAGAGTATATCGTACCACTTGAAAAAGAACTTGATTGGGGATATAGTATTCCTTATATGATAACTGGTCAATTAAACGAACACCCAAGAGCTGCTATGAAAGCAAGAGACGAAAAAGATACTAAATATAGAGAGTTTTATAAAAGTTTAACTATCGAATAA